One Paraglaciecola mesophila genomic region harbors:
- a CDS encoding sulfurtransferase: protein MEVKSALVSAHWLQAHCDDSDLIVFMSTMNDITTGKPEPAPEGYIPGARLFDFEHQVCDPISSLPHTMPSPEKFEQEVRKLGVNNRSVIVVYDNQGLFTAPRVWWMFKCMGHEQVYILDGGYPAWQNEGGKSMSSLITSPPTGDFTSQVQGSLLIDSQGVSNALDITDSWVVDARAAARFNGTAAEPRPHLRGGHMPNAVNLPFTHCIEQGRLLSPASLRDKFAALGVKEGERLIFSCGSGVTACVLALAAHEAGFNQLSVYDGSWSEWGANHALPVVCMPKNA from the coding sequence ATGGAAGTGAAGTCTGCCCTTGTTAGCGCACATTGGCTACAAGCCCATTGTGATGACAGCGACCTAATCGTTTTTATGAGCACAATGAACGACATCACCACAGGAAAGCCAGAACCAGCTCCAGAGGGATACATACCCGGCGCCCGATTATTCGATTTTGAACATCAGGTATGTGATCCTATTAGTTCGTTGCCGCACACCATGCCCAGTCCAGAAAAGTTCGAGCAAGAAGTACGAAAGCTCGGTGTTAACAACCGTAGTGTTATTGTGGTGTATGACAATCAAGGGTTGTTTACAGCGCCGCGTGTGTGGTGGATGTTTAAATGCATGGGCCATGAGCAGGTCTATATTCTCGATGGCGGTTACCCTGCCTGGCAAAACGAGGGCGGTAAAAGTATGTCTTCGTTAATCACCTCGCCCCCAACAGGGGACTTCACGAGTCAAGTACAGGGGTCGTTGCTCATTGACTCTCAAGGAGTATCAAACGCGTTAGACATCACTGACAGTTGGGTGGTCGATGCCCGAGCTGCGGCACGTTTCAACGGCACTGCAGCTGAACCTAGGCCGCATCTTCGCGGTGGACACATGCCCAATGCGGTTAATTTACCTTTTACTCACTGTATTGAACAGGGGCGATTACTATCGCCAGCCTCGCTTCGCGATAAGTTCGCAGCATTAGGAGTAAAAGAGGGGGAGCGACTCATTTTTAGTTGCGGCTCTGGAGTGACCGCGTGCGTACTTGCGCTGGCAGCCCATGAAGCCGGGTTTAACCAACTTAGTGTATATGACGGCTCTTGGAGTGAGTGGGGCGCAAATCACGCATTACCTGTGGTGTGTATGCCAAAGAATGCCTAG